AGCCTGAATGTTGAAGAATTACCTACTCCCAGGAGTCTGTCTTTATATTTTGCATAAAATATCTTTGTGTGcgcagtatatgtgtgtgtgtgtgtgaaagagagaatgaatccATTGTATAGACAATATTGCACATAACAAAGAGGCTAATAAAAATTGTGAATAGAGGCAATGAGATACAGTGGATCTGCATATGATCAAACTTAAGACAGTGTCATTGAAATCAGTGGAACATTAACCATGATTCCTTTAGACCTCACTGGTTTAAATAGGTTGACTCCAAGTATGATTAAATCTGGATCCAGATTTATGCAGAGCTTCTGATTTACTATCGCAATAAGCACTCATATAGCAACgtagtaaaacattttttttcttttttcagccaGTATTTATGCTAATTTGTCAGTTTTGGATGGAGTGTAGAAGGTCCCATTTTTGAAGTAGAAAGTATCCTTTACAATGCAAGATTTTCCATGAACTGGCGTCCTGATGTCCTTAATGGTGTCTCCTGAAATAAAGGTGAAGTTGAGATATAGTAACAAGTCAAATAGGGATAGTTGTAGTTAATGTTTTactcttttttaaattaaaaacaagatgcaaatattaaaagaaaaagcaggtccttcaaaacagaataaaaagtaATCAATGTGCTTTGCTGTTATCATTGTATACAGTGTCAGACTTCTTTAAGGTTAGTGTCTCTCCATGTGGCTGAGGGGATCAAACTAAAAGAAGCAGCATTATGACATTGCAATGGAAGACCTACCCTCTTTTTTTAACATGTGCAACACTACTGTAGTCATTCCAATGAAAGAACCCAGAATCCTCTACCATTATGGGTGTTCACAGGCAACAAGGGAGGGGTGGGGCTTAACATCAGCAAGATGGCAGGCACCATACTATAACCGATAGTCATCAGAAGGTGCATTGGAAAACAAATAGAAActagcatttagaatagaatagaataaacagagttgaaagggaccttggaggtctcttagtccaaccctctgcctaggcaggaaaccctacaccaagtcagacaaatggttatccaacatcttcttaaaaacttacagtattggagcattcacagcttctgaaggtaagttgttccactgattaattgttctaactgtcaggaaatttcttcttagttctaaattgcttctgtccttgattagcttccacccattgcttcttgttctaccctcaggtgctttggagaatagtttgactccctcttctttgtggcaacccctgagatattggaacactgctatcatgtctcccctagtccttcttttcattaaactagacataccgagttcctgcaaccgttcttcatatgttttatttaatCCAATATCTACTAAGCAAGGATGATCTAATTGTTTGGCAGGACTCAGAAGcttgctattttattttacattaactTATACACATTGATGGCTTTTGGCAtagcaacaataaataaatagatacatgatagagatagatagatagatagataccgataccggtggggggaggggggagggagagagagagagagagcagatgaagggggggaggaagagggagggagagaagcagtATCTTCTTAATGTTTGCTGAGGTATGTTTGAACAGAAAGCACCAACCACCACATCCATATATAACGGAATGCCCTAGCAACTGAGTCATTGGAACGGTAAACTTGCTTGAACAATTTTTAACAGAATTCCAACTGCCAAAGTTTAGATCCCTCTGCACAACAAACACAATTCATCATCTGATAAGGCAAGAGAACAAGAGACATGTCATCCATTTCCTGACATGATGAAATCCACATCAGGGATTTATTTGCCCTGATTGCTTGTGAGATCACCACCTATAGCTGCAAAGAGTGATGACCTGTTCTGCTCAAAGCTCCAGTACAGACATCTGTGCATGCTTACAATTAGCAAGTAACCATGGTTTCCTCTTATCTGACAAGGAAGAGGAATCCTGTTTTATTGGTTGCTCAATTTGAATATGTTTGAATTGCCTAAGGCAGCAGCTCCCAAACTTTTGGGTGCCAGGggccagttctgtggagagaggtttaaCTGCAGACTGGAGGAAGTGTGGTTTTGTgtactgcctgcatcccatggatgcagcttcacttgtttgcacttATACAAGGCATAAGATTTTTACTGTTTGAAGAACAGGAAGAGGTTGGTGAACAGAATAAGAAGCATTTGTGGGAGGAAAAACTCAATGCCCACCTCTACAACAGCAACATGCTATGCAGAAATTCAATACATTTTCCCTGCATTTTCAAGCAGAAAATCCTTTACATTTAGAGCTGTAGAGAGTGCAATTGTAATTATCAAGGTAAACTGGTCTCAATAATGTTGAGCAGAAATCCTCTTGTTAAGTGACATAATGTCCAGTTTCCATTGTAAAACAGCCATGATTCATTAGCTGACAAGAAAAGATGAAGATAAACACATTGTCAACTTCCTGACATGATAAAAACAGATCTATGCTTAGGCCTTACAACTCCATTAAAGACAAAGGTAaatataaaggttcccctcgtacatacatgctggtcgttgctgactctagggggcggtgctcatctccctttcaaagccaaagagccagagctgtccaaagacatctccgtggtcatgtggccggcatgactcaatgccaaaggcgcacggaacgcttttatctttccaccaaaggtggtccctattttttctacttgcattttttacgtgctttcgaaattgctaggttggcagaagctgggacaagtaacaggagctcaccccattacacggcagcactagggattcgaaccgccgagctgccaacctttcgatcgacaagctcaacgtcctaacccctgagccaccgcgttcctgTTAAATTAAACATTTAATGCGTTAAACACCGTGTCCCTGTTAAATTAAACATTTAACGCGTCCATTAAAGATACTGGAACTTTATTCAGATTCCATCATTAAAAATGGATTTATAATGAGGGGTTAGCTGAGCAAGCATAACTCTTTCTCCTAGCAATGCCAAATTGGCCAGCAAATCTCAAAACAAACAAAGCTAAAAAGAGCTTCAAAAGGATATTATGTATGAGTTCCTAGACCTTCCTTACACAACCAGTTGTTTTCCAGGTATTTTCCCTTTGAAGCTCTGGAATTCTCAGCTGAGACTTTTGCCAGTTGCAAATTCAATACATCTGGGGAGCATCAGTTTAGGTAAGATCTAAATCAGGATTTTCttatcttagtaactttaagaagttggactttaaaatgttggagtTCAACtgtcaaaattccccagccatctgggaaattctgggaactggactcatcttaaagttggtaAGATTGAGAAACTTTAATAGAAAATTCTTATGATCAAAAATATTCACAGTACTTTATTTCTTTTAGCAATATATAAAGCCACCTGATTCTAGTAGTGATGGTAATGCCACCACTACCGCCCACATAGAGCTCTTCTGATTTCTGTGTATAAGGTAGTAAAAGGACTCCAAATTGCAATAAAGCAAAGTTCAGAATTTAAGTAAACGAATGTATTAGTACTTTAATTTGATCCATGGGCAAAGTAGTTGTTTTCCATTTGTCTATATGTGTTTATAATGCCAACCTCTTcggatgtagagactctagaaaaagtgcagagaagagcaacaaagatgattaggggactggaggctaaaacatatgaagaacggttgcaggaactgggtatgtctagtttaatgaaaagaaggactaggggagacatgatagcagtgttccaatatctcaggggttgccacaaagaagagggagtcaagctattttccaaagcacctgagcgcaggacaagaagcaatgggtggaaataatcaaggagagaagcaacttagaactaaggagaaatttcctgacagttagaacaattaatcagtggaacaacttgcctgtagaagttgtgaatgctccaacactggaggcttttaagaagagattggacaactatttttctgaaatggtatagggccatgatgatgAGCAGGTGGCACCCAGAGCCCTCTCAGTGGTATGCCAGCCATCACCGCAACCCAGTTCCACTGCGCATGTGAGCACACCTCCTgtcggccagctgctcttcgggtctctgccgaaGGCATGAGGCGGGGCCTTCCTCAATCTCTGCAGTTTCCCCACCAGTACACTCTACCTTTCTCCCCCCAGGGTGCCCTACCTTTCTCCTGCATTCCTGCCGCTCGTGCCTTCCCCGATCTCTCCGTGGCAGAAATGGAAGAGAAAGCCTGGGCACATGGGGGAGAAACTTCAGAGATTGGGGAAGGCAGGAATGGAGGAGAAAGCCTGGACACGTGGAGGTGTGGGAGAGAAACTGTGAAGATCGTGAGCCCCCCCCCGCACCCCtttttgggcctgaaaagcctcctgcaccaaccgggaagccaaaatgggggccagggcgcatgcacaggggagcacatgcacgcatgtgtggggtgccTGCATTGCATCTTGAGGATTTATTTATTAGGTAGGTGTATATGCTGCCTTTGATTCAGGCACCATCCAGTGCCTGAATCAAGATTTTGAGTCCTGACAAAACGTCATGTGACAGGAGAATGAAGTAGACATgaagaacagaggtgggtttcagcaggttctgaccagttctggagaaccgctagtggAAATTTGATGACAACCAGgtctggctagatcccaggtttcggagatatgagaggcggctacaacaaaggaaggcgtggggcaggcctagagagtgctgagtcttggagccacaccccacagagtataaaaggagccctggctgctcttctgctccgtgacaagcaaaaattgagctgaactatttgactcttggagaagtgagctgaactctttgactcgtggagaattgagctgaacattcggcctggattgctgacttcctggttgcctggcaaccccaagataaaggaGACtttggcagctgcagattccctgccaggactgatagcagccgtgaactcaattactgtctcgtttagccagctcgcgtggctgaggctgggaggggacagaacagggaggaaggaatgggAGGAAGGTTCCATTGGTGGGGGGGGGCTGTTCATCTAGCATCCAAATGCAGCTTAATATGACGAGATATGTCCTGGCCACTACATAGAGATTCCTTTCCCTTGGTTGAGTTGAATGGCTCTCTACCCACCATTGAGTCAGTGGAAACCAGTACCTACATGAAATTTTCTGTGTCTCCAATACTAATACCTACCATTATTTTCCCACCATTTCTCACCTCTGTTCTCAGTCCCTACAGTCACTGGCTACCTTCCATGTCCATGGCTAACCAAAATTTTACACACCTTGAGGCCACCTTTGGATATTATTGGAATAATGGGGGAAATGCTACTTGAAGTCCAGCTAAGCTTGGCTAGATGGTGGGAAATGAGAGGAAGGGGATGTCATGGGAGCAAGTGGGAAAAGACAGTTTTGTTTAGTAAGGGGGGGACTCGAAATCTTAGGGCTAGGGTTGAATTGCCATCAATAAACTAGGTTTATTGTAGGGAGCATCAGAGTGGGGAACCCTGCTTACCTAAGCGCCAACCATACTCCCACGAAGACAGCACTGGGTACCAAAATTTTTCTTCAGGAGACTTCATCATTCTCTCTTTGAGGTACTTCTGCCTTCCTTTGCCTTCATAGGAGAAGCCCTTATATAGCAGCTGTGTGGTCTCTGGGGTTGGGACCCTCATCTCTGGAAGAGGTTCCTGAAGACTCAGCCTAACCTTCTCTTCTGCTGGTGCCTGGCGGTCCTCCTTTTGGGAAGCTCCTTCTCGATTTCTAGAGCTCGAGTCCTCCTTTGGAAGGTAGATATCAGGCAGCAAACACTTTTTCCTGGTGATGCCATGATCAGGCAGGCGCTGAGGGTATTTTCGTCCATATTTTGCCTTCCAGCTGATCCTGCAGAAAACCTCCTTGTTAATCAGTTCCCTCCAGCCATCCTGTTCCTGGCTAGTTAGTAGGCCCCTCATAGCCTGCATGTAAAGGCAAGCCCCGGTGCAGGATTGTTGGAGGTGCTTGGTATAACTTATCACTTCCTGCTTCTGGTGTCCAAGGAAACAGGCACAAAAGGGTCTGTGAaaccaggctcaaattacaggCCAATGGTTTGTCTCGTTCCCCACCACTGTTGCTAGGCTATTGTTTCATTAAGTCTGTCTGTGCATGGAAGGAGAGAGATGCCAAAGGGCCACAGTGCTGATTTTGGTGCAAGAATTGGCCTTAAATCCAACTGACAATTTGTGCAGAGCCTGTAAACCAAAGTGAAACAACAAAGGCATTTCCTTGAAcagttctctctctgtgtctctctccccctctccctctctctctctcacacacacacacaaacacaggacAATTTAAACAATTGATcttgattttaaattgtacataagCAAGCAATGGATTTGCCAAATGTACTTTCCTTGCAAATACATTTGGCAATTCCTTGGTTTTAAGTTGTATTGGAACTAATCTAGGGAAAATGTAAATTGCTGTCAGCAGAAGCCACAAATTGTTGCATTGGCTACTATTCTGTGTGGGGAGTGTTTTTTCTCCCCGAGAGAGCAAAACTGCTTCTTGTTCAGCTCTGTTCAGCCCTACAAAACTGGGCCACTTCaaccgttgttgttttttattccaCAACCTTTTAAAAAGCCAATTTTTCGGTGCAGCCCCCTTTGTAATAGCAAAGGTACACCTTCTCCAAGACATGTACCAACCCACATCCTAAATCCGAGACTGATAAATCTCTCATTTGCCCTTTAGTGTGCATTTGAATGGTTGCCCTTTGCAAGCATGAACCTGAGTTCAACCAGAATTCAGCCAAGAACGTGGGGATAGGGAgtgagaaggggagaaagaaggcCAGAGAAAGACGACTCCAGAACAACCAGGTGCTTTCCTTCTGGTAAAGTTTCATCTTACAGTGGAAGAAATGAGAGTGTTTTATTTTCAGGAGGTAAACTGTGACTAATTTGAGCAACAACCTTCAATTAAGCCTTGTGCCTTGGCATGGTATGGCAAAAATAATACCAGTTTGTGGTAGCTGTATATAATTTCCATGTTCTATTAGAAAATATGTCATAACATTAAGCCAGGCTAAAAGAAATGAATATGTTTATCCCCTTGCCCCCACTACTGAaagcaggaaaaatattttttgtcataCATATTACTTCTAACATCAAACTCTTGCCATGGAGGAGACTGCCCCATCCAACAGgagattaatttattattaagaaTTTTTTCCCTAATGTCTTAAGTCTACTTCTTTGTAATTCAGACCCatagtttcttgtcctgtcccttGTAACACCACCTAATTGTTCTACCTTAACTTCCACATGAAACCACTTTAGATACTTGATAGCTGTAATTATCTCCTCACGAGTCTTCTGTTGTGCAGGTTAAATGTACCTAATGCTTCTGATAATTTTTCATGAGTTAATCTGTTCCAGGTCCCTTATTATTTTGGTTACTCTCCTCTGTACATACCCCAATATTATAAAGATTAAGGCAGATTACCATGGCAAACATATGCAGGCTCTGTTCCCTAGGCATTTGGGACTAAGCATTTTGTAAGTCCAGAACATCCAGATATCATCTGGAAGTGATTCAGGCAGAAATCTCCCCAATTTGGTGAACTATAAGGAGTAGGAGTACAGCAACtggacttgcaagattcttgTTATTGTAGCCAATCTCAATAGAAGTAGCTTTAGACTACCTATGGAGTTGATTTCTTGGAATAGTCGACCTTGTAGGGCAGAGGAACATttgtcttctccagttctttgatTTTATGCATTTCTTCCATGATTTCACAAAAGCTGGCTGTGAGATAATTTATCTGCATCTTCAAGGTTTCAGAACCAACTGGTGATTTAAATTTATTCCTGATACTGTATGCTCTACCATCTTTTTGCTTAGCTTGGGTTGTCACTCCCTCTTTGTGTCAATTGttgtatttaaatgtattttaaaaccaTTCCTTTTGGGGAGAAAATATAGTAAAGTTGAGGATTTCATAGGGCTATTTCTCTATACAGTGGAttcacaattttctttttctttctttttactgtaCTGATGGGGttaatacttttaaaaacagCCCTTTTGTTGCTTTTGATCCCATTTTCCATTTTAGGCTCTTTTTGCACTTTAACTTTTTCTGGGTAGATAGTAGGTGTACTTGCTGGTACACCTCCTAACCAATTACACCCACCTTCCATTTCCTATTCACATTTCTTGTAATTTGGCTCAGTCAAAAGCTCCATATCCATTCACAATGGTGTCTTGAAAATTAGAGATTCCTCAGCAGTGCAGGACATTTTTAGAAGTCTAGATACAAGTCATTTCAGGAAGGAAACACCATTTTGAGATGAAACAGTGCAGTGACACTCATCCTTACGCTTATGAATATAGCTCCCACTAATTCACTAAGGCCTGTTTGagttacaacagtatatatattttctattaaCTCTAACCTTCCTACAACTTCCCAGTTTTTGAAGTCatccaaagcaaaacaaaataaattggaAGCTAATGATTAGCAGTTAGGAACAAAAGGAAAGCACCTGTTCTTGatctaaaatgaagaaaatcttttTGCTCATTCAGGAAATAAGTATCTCCTCTGGCAAACTAATATATTCAAAAGAATTAGATTGCTGTCTTTTGTTTCTGCTTAAGTTTATCTGGTTTGGGATTTGATGCATCTGTTACTCTAAAGATGCCACTTCAGTGGTATACTATTGAAGACAAAGCTCAAGCATAGGAAGGAATGAGAATTTTTAGATTCTGGTTTAATAGACCAGCTCTCATGTAAGCCCATTATCATAAATGTGTTTGATGCTTGAAGACTTTTACAGAAAATGGTACCATTCTGGCTGGAGGATCTATTGTTTAGGTTTTAGGAAATTTGCTAGAGGCACACTAGTACATATAGTTATCAGAATAAGACAAGCAATACATTCACATATAACATGATGGTTTTGATTTTGGCTATTTTGTGTGACTCCAGCCACTAGGATTTGTATGCCACAATTTGTGGTTTAGCACAGGTGTGTCAAatttgtggcccatgggccaagtgcatcacatgctggccacctcCCTCATTTTACCGAAAGGGAGAAAAGTCATGTGatgtgacgccatgagtttgacacccctggtttagcataaTGTATAAATTCAGCCAATAGAGGCTTGTACAACAAAACATGGTTAAACAATGGATTAGTGTAAAGTAAACCCAGAAGTGAATTGTTGATGCAAAATCTTCTCTGTAACAAGCTAATCACGGGTATATATGCTGCACAAATATAGAAAAAGTAGTTGTTCAGTGCAGCTAGGATTTGCAATTTGAAAAGCTGATTTTGTATTCAAAACACAAGATCAAACACAAGATCTGCATGAAGCAATGCTACAGGCAACCACTTGGATAGCTGAACTGGACATCCAGTTATGAGGCCACTGCCATACCCCCATACAAACTTTACTTATAATTACATGGACTgtgtatatattttacttctcttttTCATGTTCTCATCGTATGCTAAATAAGAATATTCATTCATGAGATACCAAACTCAATTTCTTGCTCCACAGTTATTTCCATGTGAAAAGTTGAATCCAAAGTCACTTCTGGTCAGTCTTGAATGAAACCAGTTTTTAATGGACTTGAGtacaaaaaaaattgtcttgttcaCTCCCTGAGGATAGGTTTTGGGGACAGATGGAACCTTTAAGTTTTAAAGGCAATAATTTCTGATAAACTGATACATCAAGTTGGCGCCCGGTGAGGTCGAGGAGAGACGCAGCTCTCCTGTCAGATTCGGGGGTTTTCTTTCCCCCTTAGCCATGCCAAGAAGAAGAGGTAGCCTAAAGATGGCTGTcacaaagctgggacaaccaaAGAACAACTACTAAAACTGGTGCTGGAGCGAAGTAGGTAAACAGTGACTGGAACTTAGCCCAAGGAATaattgggaattatttgttcagaacTATTTGTTTAAGTGGTGTCTAAGCATTCTGAGAAATACCAGACCAGAAGGGGAGGgcacaagagagaaaaataataaattttgaaatGTATAGAAAATTGGGACTCTTGAATTGGGAAGACGAGGTactgggaaggcattttaaaatgctggaattatttacctataaaacttattctgcttttataattgaTTTATAACTAAACTGATAATTGCAGAGTGGTAATATTGAAATTTAAGCTGATATTGCCATTTGCTGACAAAAGGAAAATCTACAAGCCTGGAAATACTTATGAAAAGGTGAAAGTATTTATTGGATTATTCCCAGCTACCCCAGGACTACTGGAgatttaaatacaaaaataagcaAGCTACTTAATTAAAGGGACCACTGAAAGTCTTCTGATAACTTCTGGGACTACTCAAATGGAACTGACTGTTTATTTTTGGAATATAAAGAACTGTAATTAGTTCACTCCTTGAAGGGCAACCTAAGGACTGCATAAATTGCTCTTGGACTGTTGAATAAAAgtggatttttttcttaaaaacaaaagatGCTTTATGAGGAAGAAACAAGTGAAACATTAAACATGAcattttttcaaaatacaaagGACATTATAGAAATAGGATTTAAGGAGAttaaggaaaaaatggaaaatgctaTACAAGGGATGATGAGCGAAGATCAAGATGCCCAAGAAAAGGAGGAGCCAACAataaaaatggaggaaaagacTTAGATGAAGAACCAGAgaataaaagaagaagacaaagaggagacaacaaagaaaataacagtgattgatgaattaaaccatGGGGGAAATATATTAAGGGAGTCGAAAAGAGAATTGGAGATACAGGAAAATACTTCTGGAAGGGAGATAGGGGGATGGGCAGAAATCTTGGAAACTAAGCAGTGGAGGAAGAGGTTAGAAGTAGGAAAAATACTCagattgaacagccaagaagCAGATGTAGAAAGAAATAAAGATCTTAGGAATATGGAAGacaagtcaaaaagaaaaaaggtatagCAACtaaagcgggcaagagatgatggatagatgatttctcatTTTTGGtgttgttttgatttgtttttcttttcctctctttttccttttttcttttttgttggtaggtgacatgattagaagttagaataagagatagaaataagagaaaaggggaatattagtgtatacacttttataataagagaaaacatggtaataataatagaaaacatggaataattgaataatgaaagattgcaactttatataaatatgtatcactattagaaatatataaattggatTGAAAGTAATAACTATGACTAATGCTgttagttttatttatattggaatgtatgatacccagatgccacactgttcacatattgatatatttgtaaatatatatatatatatatatataaaacaaagttGGATGTGGAGAGGTTGAAATGTTCCATGATGTTTTTTCTCCTGCAGGTGCCTGACCTTACCATGCAATCTAGAGCTGGGCAAAGCTTTTACCAATATGCAATTTTCTCTCATCTTTGTCAAGAACCAGCAAAACTATGGTTGCCTTGAATATGATAATGGAATGTATGCTGCAACGAAACAGCAATTCAGAGCAGAAGTAGTAGTATCCGACATCCATCTGGATTGGCTTGCTTTCCCACTAAAGGACTGGTTTCATAGTCTGTTAGTTTTTATTAAGTCAGCACCATCACTAAAGGCTATGTGGTTTCTGTAGCTTAAGTGCCTTTTATCTATCTTTGGCCCATGTATAAACTTCAGATTTTAAATTACTCATACAGACTGGCCTTTTGGGTTCTGTTTTAAGCAGAACAAGATATCTACTACAATATTTCAGGATTCTAAATCAATGCAAGCtttatttccctttcttctttttctctcatttttttaacCATATTGCCTGATGAAGAGTTCTTGGATTTTTGTCTTTGTACTCTTTCAGTTGGCTTAAAAAGGAATTGCCTTGGCATGGATTTTCATATTGTTTCTTCCCACATGGTCAACATCATGGTCTTTACTTTTACATATATTGCTAATTTTGCTCCATACTTAAAACTAATTtgctttgccaagcatctgattccTGTATGCTATTTAATTTCCACTGAAAGTTGGCTGCGGGAATTTCAGGTTAAGTCATATTATCCATTTGATATTAAAGTTAAAAGGGCAAAACTAATTATTGCAGAAACCCATCTTAGTTGTTTAACATGCACATTTTATTTCTTGAAGCAAACATTCATGGTTTTTAATAAGTTATGAGATACAATATTACATTTATTCCagtttattttgcttttctgatAGTTTACAATGTAGTGAGCATTTCACATTAAGGCACACAgtccagttttttgttttttaagaaaatctggctattccatttccttttcaaGAAGCTGTGCTTAGACTTAGTGCATTgatataaaactataaaaataaagccGACCAAGTAGAAATCTTTtgctaaaaagaagaaaagcaactaAATTGCTTCCATTGAGTGCTTTCATCCATCAAGCACATTTAAAGTGGGGGGGAAGCCCCAGAGGCTTTTGAAAACATTTAGTTCAATATTTggaaggtttctttttctttactttttgtcATATTGAAAACCAGAATGGTCATAAATGTTCTTTTCTTACCCACCCTCCAAAAAAACACTTAAGATTTGTTCATGAACTCCTTGAACCAAATTCTTTCAATCAATTTTAATTTGCACTGTTGATTAGTAGAAATATTCAGAGTTTCACATAATAGTCAACTGCCTAGATTAGTCTTTGCCTCATCATTAACCGGCATTACCAAAGGAAATCATGGAGGCTTAGATTATTGTATACACAAACAGCTGGAGTAAGGGTGATTGCATACAATCAATCACAGCTTCAAGCACCTCTCAATGTGCATCTTTGCTAGAATATCAACTTAATATGGCATTCTATTGCTCAAGGCAATCAAAGTTACACCATCCATTACCAAACCTGCATAAAGCATCAGTTGATAAAGGCTTCCAGAATAGCTTAAGACATCCATTTGGTTTCCTTCAAGGAACAAAACATCAATTTTCCCCCAAATGTAAACAGCCAACCATTATGCAAATCGTTTTAGTGTTTAAAGATAACACTAATTACAGTTTTCACTATTAGCTGTGAAAAAGAATATCACGTACACAAGGGCATATTAAGTACCAGGTTTTTCATCTAATGTCTTTACAGAAACATTTTAACTGACAGCAATCAGAGTGATATTCTACAGCAAAGTGAGATGTTTCCAATTCAAAAACAAACCTATTGCAAGTCAGTAGTTTAAGATACCAATTTATCAAAGATAAATTCCAGTTTAATATGTAAATTCCAGAatccaccaaaaagaaaaaaacatagtgCCCTTATTACATGATTGTGTTTTGATTCAGAACAGTACAAACTAAAGCAGACAATAAATTTACAAAGCATATCAAAGATGCTTAAGGCAAATAAcaactttgaaatatatttaatttgggTTTCATTTAAAGTTATCTGTATACATTGGTC
This genomic window from Ahaetulla prasina isolate Xishuangbanna chromosome 2, ASM2864084v1, whole genome shotgun sequence contains:
- the LOC131192254 gene encoding protein ATP6V1FNB, whose translation is MQAMRGLLTSQEQDGWRELINKEVFCRISWKAKYGRKYPQRLPDHGITRKKCLLPDIYLPKEDSSSRNREGASQKEDRQAPAEEKVRLSLQEPLPEMRVPTPETTQLLYKGFSYEGKGRQKYLKERMMKSPEEKFWYPVLSSWEYGWRLGDTIKDIRTPVHGKSCIVKDTFYFKNGTFYTPSKTDKLA